Proteins encoded in a region of the Bactrocera tryoni isolate S06 chromosome 4, CSIRO_BtryS06_freeze2, whole genome shotgun sequence genome:
- the LOC120774686 gene encoding uncharacterized protein CG43867-like, whose amino-acid sequence MDANVMLVDATPAQLEVQQQHLRKNSMSPPMPSGSGLHATLDIDTTTTNNHKQQLHSLLPTNTSSAASTTANSGQTPNSNCSSAGASPSKLMLGGGVGSGVNAALFHHHNNQHLQHQHHHHHHHNSGHAHTLHTLHQHPAIVNLKQCAAGGGGMTGVCCNLSGCSLSGSSTPTPPQQALHHTLYPLLVSGVGSSGPSSLVNSPAMGRRKRYTSTSSNCSSQFNNNYAGLDMESLEDMLRKVNIFELYGTLHTFA is encoded by the coding sequence ATGGATGCTAATGTAATGCTTGTTGATGCCACACCGGCGCAATTGGAGGTGCAACAGCAGCACTTACGCAAAAACAGTATGTCGCCACCAATGCCAAGTGGCTCTGGCCTACACGCCACGCTAGACATTGACACCACAACAACCAACAACCATAAGCAGCAGCTGCACAGCTTGTTGCCAACAAACACCAGCAGCGCTGCCTCCACAACCGCCAATAGTGGTCAAACGCCCAATTCGAATTGCTCTTCGGCCGGCGCTTCACCATCAAAGCTGATGCTTGGTGGCGGTGTCGGCAGCGGTGTCAATGCCGCGCTCTTTCACCACCACAACAATCAACATCTGCAGCAtcagcatcatcatcatcaccatcacAACAGCGGTCACGCGCATACATTACACACGCTGCATCAGCATCCAGCCAttgttaatttgaagcaatgTGCGGCTGGTGGCGGCGGTATGACAGGCGTGTGTTGCAATTTAAGTGGCTGCAGCTTGAGCGGCAGCAGCACACCAACGCCACCGCAACAGGCGCTGCATCACACACTCTATCCGCTGCTGGTGAGCGGTGTTGGCTCGAGTGGACCCAGTTCGTTGGTCAATTCGCCGGCTATGGGCAGGCGTAAGCGTTACACGAGCACTTCATCGAATTGTTCCAGtcaatttaataacaattatgCAGGACTCGACATGGAATCGCTGGAGGATATGCTGAgaaaggtgaatatttttgaattgtatgGAACTTTGCATACTTTTGCATAG